A single region of the Thermodesulfatator indicus DSM 15286 genome encodes:
- a CDS encoding MotA/TolQ/ExbB proton channel family protein encodes MNLWYLIFQAGLVAKLTMLVLLFMSIGTWAVIFLKWRQFKQATRGLGELSLIAEKSVSCQELATKLRRYKKSSGWNIARYLLGELVRLRSESALPAKKELFALWLEMFIKRLNRYLNVARERELVTLKEGLSFLAITGNSAPFIGLFGTVWGIMTAFHHIGLKGSASLATVAPGIAEALIATALGLFAAIPASTAYNYFAARLETIDTRLNELGEVIILLIEKEFMHEITDNEEN; translated from the coding sequence GTGAATCTCTGGTATCTGATATTTCAAGCAGGGCTCGTAGCCAAGCTAACCATGTTGGTTCTTCTTTTTATGTCTATTGGTACGTGGGCTGTCATTTTTTTAAAATGGCGGCAATTCAAGCAAGCTACCCGCGGCCTTGGAGAGCTATCTCTCATTGCTGAAAAAAGTGTTTCCTGTCAGGAACTGGCTACTAAATTACGCCGTTATAAAAAATCTTCTGGCTGGAATATCGCCCGGTATTTACTAGGAGAACTGGTAAGGCTCCGCTCAGAAAGCGCCCTTCCTGCCAAAAAAGAACTTTTTGCCCTCTGGCTTGAAATGTTTATCAAACGCCTAAATCGCTACTTAAACGTCGCCAGAGAAAGAGAACTCGTAACTTTAAAAGAAGGTCTTTCCTTTCTGGCAATAACCGGGAATAGCGCCCCGTTTATAGGTCTGTTTGGTACGGTCTGGGGCATAATGACGGCTTTCCACCACATAGGCCTTAAGGGATCGGCCAGCTTGGCTACTGTAGCCCCAGGTATTGCTGAAGCCCTTATTGCTACGGCCCTTGGCCTTTTTGCCGCTATCCCGGCTAGTACGGCCTACAATTATTTTGCCGCTCGCTTGGAAACCATTGATACTCGCCTAAACGAACTCGGAGAAGTAATTATTCTTCTTATCGAAAAAGAATTTATGCACGAAATTACAGATAACGAAGAAAACTAA